One window of Chloroflexus aggregans DSM 9485 genomic DNA carries:
- a CDS encoding dihydrolipoamide acetyltransferase family protein: MIDIKMPQLGESVTEGTVGRWLKRPGEPVAKYEPLLEVVTDKVDTEVPAPEAGVLHEILVPEGETVRVGTVIARLAPAGAAVSTPTPVAATSAVAVSTTSASATTTTTVAPPASDGRNTYLSPVVARLLAEHNLDPAQIRGTGQGGRITKQDVMRFLAERERQAVNAPAPTPAPVAAPTPAPTPAPVAAPTPMPTPAPVAAPSPTPAPTPVEIPADAELVPLTPMRRSIAEHMARSVRTSPHVTTVMEADLSRVLAHRAAHQEAFNRQGVRLTLTPYFIIAAIAGLQAVPVFNGSFTEQGIILHRRINVGIAVALNEGLLVPVIPDADEKNLLGLARAVNDLAERARTRRLRPEETQGGTFTITNHGVTGSLFATPIINQPQAGILGIGAVVKRPVVISQNGLDAIAIRPLCYLSFTFDHRIADGATADRFLATVKQRLEQWES, translated from the coding sequence ATGATCGACATCAAAATGCCCCAACTCGGCGAGAGCGTTACCGAAGGTACTGTTGGCCGCTGGCTGAAACGGCCCGGCGAACCGGTCGCGAAATACGAACCGTTGTTGGAAGTAGTTACCGATAAGGTCGATACGGAGGTACCGGCGCCTGAAGCTGGTGTTCTCCACGAGATTTTGGTTCCCGAAGGTGAGACGGTACGGGTGGGAACGGTGATCGCACGGCTCGCCCCGGCAGGAGCTGCGGTGAGCACGCCAACACCGGTGGCTGCGACGAGTGCTGTAGCAGTCTCCACGACCAGTGCCTCGGCAACCACCACGACAACGGTGGCTCCACCGGCCAGTGATGGGCGTAATACCTATCTCTCGCCGGTCGTAGCGCGGTTGCTCGCCGAACACAACCTTGATCCGGCGCAGATTCGCGGTACTGGACAAGGCGGGCGTATTACCAAACAAGATGTTATGCGCTTCCTCGCCGAACGTGAACGCCAGGCGGTGAACGCGCCGGCTCCCACACCCGCGCCGGTCGCTGCTCCTACCCCGGCTCCCACACCCGCGCCGGTCGCTGCTCCTACCCCGATGCCTACACCCGCGCCGGTCGCTGCTCCTTCGCCGACGCCCGCGCCCACACCGGTTGAGATTCCTGCTGACGCTGAATTGGTGCCATTGACGCCAATGCGGCGCAGCATTGCCGAGCATATGGCTCGCTCGGTACGCACCTCGCCGCACGTCACAACTGTGATGGAGGCAGATTTGAGCCGCGTGCTCGCCCATCGAGCCGCTCATCAAGAAGCCTTTAATCGGCAAGGTGTGCGTCTCACGCTTACCCCATATTTCATCATTGCCGCTATTGCCGGACTACAAGCCGTACCGGTATTCAACGGCAGCTTCACCGAGCAAGGTATCATCCTACATCGCCGTATTAATGTGGGGATTGCAGTTGCGCTCAACGAAGGTCTATTGGTACCGGTCATTCCTGATGCTGACGAGAAGAATCTGCTCGGCCTGGCCCGTGCCGTCAACGATCTCGCCGAACGGGCACGTACCAGGCGTTTGCGCCCAGAAGAAACACAAGGTGGTACGTTCACCATCACGAACCACGGGGTGACCGGTAGCCTGTTTGCAACGCCGATCATCAATCAGCCGCAGGCCGGTATTCTCGGTATCGGTGCAGTGGTCAAACGACCGGTCGTTATTTCCCAAAATGGGCTTGATGCCATCGCCATTCGTCCGCTCTGCTATCTCTCGTTTACCTTCGATCACCGGATTGCCGATGGCGCCACTGCCGACCGATTCCTCGCTACCGTTAAACAACGGCTCGAACAGTGGGAGAGTTAA
- a CDS encoding CHAT domain-containing protein, whose protein sequence is MQEIVIPFQIVIGALTPQGYPLRALCGERTVEATMTPPVLTASPAEMGVELGNMLLQAPIRSLLIEAAREAIEQGARMQMRLVIEAPELVTLPWEWIALHKGEQHWQPALREDYTLVRMSTRAIRPLPPRRVSGPLRLLIAVARGYEATADTLGEALIEPVRAGLLVVDRLRDATADEVVAELAAEPRHMLHIIGDIEQPLRQAPRLRLGRAVNANELAELLVSLDDLRLITVAGTPSEACTIFAANLHAADGRAVAALPNINPTAQAHWSTAFYQALASGEPVDIAMTSGRTALMNAAEPWGAPQLYLAPGGEQLFRPGEPPIAPVPSEAIRPLRQPAVPLRRPRFTPTETEVGTPTRRLHTLRRRFHLQPQVIALIIAGLVLILLVSQVINVPGSNVLPTPVATPTPPLLLDPVRIPVPTLFPTPAP, encoded by the coding sequence ATGCAAGAGATTGTCATTCCCTTTCAGATTGTGATCGGCGCCCTCACGCCACAAGGCTACCCGTTGCGTGCCCTGTGCGGCGAGCGCACGGTCGAAGCGACGATGACCCCACCAGTGCTGACGGCATCCCCGGCAGAGATGGGCGTTGAGTTGGGCAACATGCTACTGCAAGCACCCATTCGGAGCCTGCTTATTGAAGCTGCCCGCGAAGCTATCGAACAGGGCGCACGGATGCAGATGCGGCTGGTCATCGAAGCTCCAGAATTAGTAACCCTCCCGTGGGAATGGATAGCACTGCATAAAGGCGAACAGCATTGGCAACCGGCTCTTCGCGAAGATTACACACTTGTGCGAATGAGCACCCGTGCCATCCGGCCATTACCACCTCGTCGGGTAAGTGGGCCGCTACGGCTCTTGATCGCGGTTGCACGCGGTTATGAAGCAACCGCCGATACATTAGGCGAGGCACTGATCGAACCTGTTCGGGCCGGTCTGTTGGTGGTAGACCGATTACGTGACGCAACGGCTGATGAGGTGGTAGCGGAGTTGGCCGCCGAGCCACGCCATATGTTGCATATCATCGGCGACATCGAACAGCCGCTACGGCAAGCCCCTCGGCTCCGCTTGGGCCGTGCGGTAAATGCCAACGAACTGGCCGAGCTGCTGGTAAGCCTCGATGATCTCCGGTTGATCACAGTAGCCGGAACGCCATCTGAGGCTTGTACCATCTTTGCCGCCAATCTCCACGCCGCCGACGGTCGGGCCGTGGCCGCATTACCCAACATAAACCCAACTGCCCAAGCCCACTGGAGTACCGCCTTTTATCAAGCACTGGCCAGTGGTGAACCGGTTGATATTGCGATGACGAGTGGCCGCACGGCGTTGATGAATGCTGCCGAACCTTGGGGCGCACCGCAGCTTTACCTCGCGCCCGGTGGCGAACAGCTCTTTCGCCCCGGCGAACCGCCGATTGCACCGGTCCCATCGGAAGCAATCCGTCCCCTTCGTCAACCTGCAGTGCCGTTACGCCGACCACGCTTCACTCCTACCGAAACGGAGGTCGGTACACCAACGCGCCGACTACACACCTTGAGGCGCCGGTTTCATCTCCAACCACAAGTGATTGCCCTGATTATTGCCGGTTTGGTCCTGATCCTCTTGGTCAGCCAGGTGATCAACGTGCCGGGAAGTAACGTGCTCCCGACCCCGGTGGCTACGCCCACTCCACCACTATTGCTCGATCCAGTGCGGATTCCGGTGCCAACCCTCTTCCCAACACCGGCACCGTAA
- a CDS encoding alpha-ketoacid dehydrogenase subunit beta, whose amino-acid sequence MPEMNLLEAIRQGLDEAMAADPRVFIFGEDVGKRGGVFRVTEGLYDKYGPMRVIDSPLAESVIVGASIGAALNDMLPIAEIQFADFIAPAFNQIVQEAARIHYRSNGDWEVPLVIRVPYGGGIHGALYHSQSVEAFFAHVPGLKVVTPSTPYDAKGLLKSAIADPNPVLFLEHKKTYRLIKGFVPEEDYRVPIGPADIKRPGEDVSVFAYGLMLHYCLEAAQTLAAEGVSVEVVDLRTLRPLDTETILASVRRTGKALIVHEDNLFGGFGGEVAAIIAEHAFEYLDGPVMRIGGPDVPAMPFAHSLETAFMPSPTSIAAAMRRLAAY is encoded by the coding sequence ATGCCTGAGATGAATCTACTCGAAGCGATTCGGCAGGGCCTCGATGAGGCGATGGCTGCCGATCCACGCGTTTTCATTTTCGGTGAAGATGTTGGGAAGCGCGGCGGTGTCTTCCGTGTTACCGAAGGGTTGTACGACAAATACGGACCGATGCGAGTGATCGATTCGCCATTGGCCGAGAGTGTGATTGTCGGTGCGAGTATTGGCGCGGCACTGAATGATATGCTGCCGATCGCCGAGATCCAATTCGCCGACTTCATTGCCCCGGCGTTTAATCAGATTGTGCAAGAGGCAGCTCGTATCCACTACCGCTCGAACGGTGATTGGGAAGTGCCGCTGGTGATCCGTGTACCATACGGTGGCGGAATTCACGGTGCGCTTTACCATAGTCAGAGTGTTGAGGCCTTCTTTGCCCACGTGCCCGGTCTTAAGGTGGTGACGCCTTCAACCCCCTATGACGCCAAGGGCTTGCTCAAGAGCGCCATCGCAGACCCGAACCCGGTGCTCTTCCTCGAACACAAGAAGACGTATCGCCTGATCAAGGGTTTTGTCCCGGAAGAGGATTATCGAGTGCCGATTGGTCCCGCCGACATCAAGCGGCCCGGTGAGGATGTATCGGTCTTTGCGTATGGTCTGATGCTGCATTACTGCCTCGAAGCTGCACAAACACTTGCCGCCGAAGGAGTGAGCGTTGAGGTTGTCGATCTGCGCACGCTGCGCCCGCTCGATACCGAGACGATTCTGGCCAGTGTACGGCGCACCGGTAAGGCACTGATCGTCCACGAAGACAATCTGTTTGGCGGATTTGGCGGTGAGGTCGCGGCGATTATCGCTGAGCACGCCTTTGAATACCTCGATGGGCCGGTGATGCGGATCGGTGGACCCGATGTGCCGGCAATGCCGTTTGCTCATTCGCTAGAAACAGCGTTTATGCCGTCACCGACTTCAATTGCAGCGGCAATGCGCCGGCTCGCAGCCTATTGA